In the genome of Thiorhodovibrio winogradskyi, the window GCATGGATCTATTTGCTGCCAGCCGCTCCAGATGCAGTTCCGGATAGCCGCCGGGTAGATAGATGGCATCCGCCGCGACACCAGGGTCATGCAGCGGCGAGAAAAACATGAGTTCGGCGCCTAGCGACTGGAGCAGTCGCAGGTTCGCGGCATAGAGGAAAGAGAAGGCCGCATCCCTGGCCACGGCGATGCGCTGACCGGCCAGCCGGGGCGTCAATGGCGGCGGACTCTCGGGAGACAACGGCGCGAAAGACACCGCCGGCGGTAGGTCCGCCAGCGCGGTGTCGGCCAGGCGGCAGGACGCGGCATCGAGACGATGGTCAAGATCCGCGATCTCCTCGGCTTGCACCAGACCCAGATGACGACTTGGCAAGGCGGCATCATCGAAGCGCGGCAGGGCCCCGAGTAAAGGGATATTCTCAGAGAGTCCGGCGCGGATCATCTCTTTGTGCCGCTCGCTGCCGACCCGGTTGGCGATCACCCCCGCCAAGCGCAGTCCGGGTCGGTAACAGGCCAGCCCCAATGCCAGCGCGCCAAAGGTCTGTCCCATGCCGCGCGCATCGATCAGCACCGCTACCGGCAAGCCGAAACGCTCAGCCAGATCGGCACCCGAGGGATTGCCATCGAACAGCCCCATGGCACCTTCAACCAGGATGAGATCGGCCTCGGCGGCCGCCTCATGGAGCAGCCGTTGGCAGCACGCCTCGCCAACCATCCACAGATCCAGCGGTTCCACTTCGGCGCCCGAAGCGTGCGCCAGAATCATGGGATCGAGAAAATCCGGGCCAACCTTGAAGACCCGCACCCGACGCCCGGCCCGGCGATGGTGGCGGGCGAGCGCCGCCGTCAGTGTGGTCTTGCCCTGACCGGAGGAGGTCGCGGACAGAAAAAGCGCTGGACACTGGCGTGATCCAGCGCTCCTCTCGCCAGTGAGCCTGATGCAACCGTTTGTCATGACGCCCTATCTACCACTTTGCCACTGCCAGCGGTGTTGCTGACGTGGCGCCTTAACGAGGCTGTCCCGGGCGAAAGCGGCGCGGAAAAGCGGCGTCATAGAGCTTGGAGGTTTTGAGTTCGGCCCGCGTTCGGGCGCCAAGCGCCGGGCTGATCAGGATCATTGCCTGGCGCTCAATGCCAGCGTCGCGGCAGCGCCCGGCAATGTTGGCCAAGGTGCCGCGCAACACCTGCTCCTCGTCGGGCCAGGTTGCCTTGTGCACCACCACGACCGGCGCTGTCGCCGCCCAGCCTGCTGCTTGGAAAATCTCAGCCACCTCGGCGATGCGCTCAATCGACAGAAAGACGCACAGACTGCAACCGTGTGCGGCCAATCCACACAAGGCTTCGCGCTCTGGCATCTGGGTGCGCCCAGCCAGACGGGTGAAGATGACTGTTTGGGTGACCTCGGGCAGAGTCAGGCACTCGCCGGCCGCCGCCGCTGCCGCGAAGGCCGAGGATACCCCGGGGCAGATGCCGACAGGGATCCGCGCCTCGTCCAAGGGGCGCGCCACCTCGGGCATGACCCCGTAAAGCGAGGGGTCGCCCGTCTGCAGTCGCACGACCGTCTCATGCCGCTGCACGCGTTCCAGCAGCCAGGCTCCGACCTGCTCCAAGTCCATGGATTTGGAATCGGCGATCTCGCACTCCGGTTGTGCCCATTGCAAGGCAGTTGCAGCCACCAGCGAACCGGTATAGAGAATGGCGCCAGCCTCGGACAATAAGCGCGTGCCACGTACCGTGATTAAATCTGGCGCGCCCGGGCCTGCACCGACAAACCAGACCTTACCCATGGGTCTGTTTCCGCTGATCCTTGGGCTTGGGTGTGGGGGGTGGCTGATTGATGCAGTTCACGCTTCTATCCTGGTTGTTATCGAGCATGGACAAGTATGCTAGGCGATTTGTTTACCTTTGAGAGACCACAATATAGCCGCGGAACAGGGATCCCGCCACCCGCTTCATGATGGATTGGCGGGCCCAATCCAGGCTGTTTTCGGATCACGGCAAAGTGTCAACTGCCGAGAACGTCAGTGCCCGTTCTTTCTTGACGCGAGAGTACGATCACCATAGGATTCGTCATACCTTTACGGCCATTACTGCTCGCCTTGTATCATTTCGTGGGCGGTGACGAGGCCAGCAATCCAGGACGCAGCCGCCATTGCGTTAGGCAAGCACTTGGAGATCAACCAACGGATGACCCTGCGGAAAGCCGCGATGAAGGAGCCTGGCATCTCTCCGCAGCCGCGGCTGGCGGTCACTGACAAGCTGGCATTGATGCCTTGGCATGCCTGGCTCTGCGCGCTGGAGCAGCCAGGATGACAGCGCCTCTGATCGAACTGCGCCAGATCACCTTTGGTTTTCCTGATCGGAATGTGCTGCAAAACCTGGATTTTACCCTCCACCCGCGCGAGCGGGTCGCGCTCGTCGGGCCGAACGGCGCGGGAAAAACCACTTTGTTGCATCTGTTAGTCGGGCTGCACCGACCCAGTGCCGGGGAAATCCTGATTTTTGGCCAAGCGCGGCGCGTCGAGAGCGACTTTGTCCGCGTCCGGGCGCGGGTTGGCCTAATGTTTCAGGACTCAGACGATCAGCTCTTTTGCCCGACGGTCTTGGAAGATGTCGCCTTCGGGCCGCTTAATCTTGGACGTTCCCCGGCCGAGGCGCAAGCGGACGCCGAACAGACGCTCGCGGCACTGGGGCTTGAGGGTTTCGCCGAACGTATCACCTACCGCTTATCGGCAGGCGAGAAACGCCTGGTCGCACTCGCGACCGTTCTCGCCATGCGCCCAGACGTGCTGCTACTCGATGAACCTACCACTGGCCTTGATGAACCCAGCGAAGCACGTTTGCTGGCTCATCTGGAAGGGCTAGACCAGGCAATGGTGATCGTCTCTCATGACCGTGGGGTGCTAGAGCGCCTCGCAACCCGGGTTGTTGGACTCAAGCAGGGGCGGACCATGGACCTTCCCAGGCTCTGTCCGCGCGGAGTCTGACGACTTAATCAGTTTGCTGATGCAGAATCCTGGCTCTAGCTCCCGCCCCCACCTTTTCATTCAGGACTCTCACCTAGGGTCTGATAGTACTGCTTGATATCTTCGCCAATGGTGGCGGTAATTTGATAAAAAATATCGTGCTGGATCAGCACCGGGCCATCATTGGCGCGGTCGGTATGGGCGCAAGTCTCGGCGATTAGCCGATAGAGGTAGTTCAGCACAAAGCGCGGCTGACGCAGCCGGTCGAGCGCGGTCAGAATCTCTCGCGTCGACATGGCCTCATCAAACAGATTTTGCAGCGGATAAGGCTGGCTCGGGTCGTCCCGGCAGATGCGTAGGCGATCGGACATCATGTCGTAGAGTTGTTTGTCGCCCCAGCGGAAAGGATAAATGATTTTCTGTTTATCGAAGCGCGCCTCGTTTGCCTTCTCCGACCCGGCCTTGCGCACCGCCTCATAGAGCTGGCGAGGCAGAAGCATCTTGAAACTCAGATTGGGATGCAATTGCAGGATGCGGTTGTTCCACAGTGGCCAGACAAAGGCCTCCATCCGCTCGCGATCACCATTGATCAGCGAGGGCTCGTCAACCTTATCCATGACCACCACGATCTGCTGGTAGCCAAGCGCCAACATGATGTCGATGAATTTAGTCACGAACAAACGCCGCACATCGTCATCATCACGCCAACCGCGGCGCCTGACATCCTGGTCCTTCAAATAACCACTGGGAATCAGGCGCAGCGCGCGCTTGATATCTTGCGCATTGCGACAACGTACCAGAATCTCCCGCTCCGCCGAGCGCGCCACGCCCGCGTAGAAGGACCGACAGGCAAGTGGCACGATACCGAGCGACAGGAGAGCGACAATGATGCCCTTGATCCCTCGCCCCAAGCGCTTGAAAAAGCCGCGCGGCAGCAACCGACGGCCCATGGACTCCATAATCCGGTTGTAGCGATCCGGCGGGCCGCTGACGTAGAAGGCCATCAGCATCATCAAATCATGTCGCTGATAGTGCTCCAGCCGGTCCAGGTCGATGTTGCCATCCTTGAGTTCATCAAGCAATGCCTCCATGCCACACACGAGGATGGCATCCAGATGCTGGGCCAGGCCAAAATCCTTGAGGGTTATGGCAGTTTCGCCCCGCTTGCGATCCTGATCACCTCGGCGTTTGAATGCCTCGAGAAAAGCATTGAAATCGTCATAGTTGATCAGCAGGATGTGTTCGGGATGCTCCCGGTTGAAATGGGCGATATTTTTCTCAAGCGCCAAGCGCAGGGCCGACTTGCCGCTGCCCTTGACGCCAAAGATCATGGAGGTACCGCGTCCCGGCGGATCGCCAAAAAACTTATCCCAAGCCTGGTGATTGAACGCGTAGCCCGACTCATTGACAAGGTCTTCAAACACCTTGTCGTTTTGCGCTTCCTCCTCGATAAAAGGATTGCGCTGAAGACCGTGGGACTTCAAAAATTGCGACATCGTTATGGACATGGGAAGAATACCTGTTCGACGTCCAGCCCAGCGGGCGGCGACCAATGCGCGTAATCCGGCGGCGCAGAGCACAGCCGCCAGCCATCACACAAGCGTGCGCAGCATCGGTGGTCACCGCGGAGACCAACCGGCTATGCGTCTTAGATTTGTCAGAGTTTGGCTGAATGCTCGATGATGATGAACAGCAACACGCCAAAGGAGCCGACCATCATCAGCACGCGTGACCACAGTGATCGGCTCGCAAAACCGTGTAGCTTACGCTTCAGCTCACAGATAAAACCGCCTTCCCGCGCCTCCCGCATCCGGCATACCCGCAACGCGAAACGTGCAAGCAACCGACGCAACAGATCGAAGACGGAATACATAAAGACGATAATCGCCAGAAAAAACGCCAGGCCAAAAAGCCAGTTCTCTAGATGTAGCATGATACTCTTTCAGCTTTAATAGGTTCAGCTTTAATGGGTTCAGCTCTTCGGGACATTGGGTTCTGGTCGGATCCAACCCTGAATATCCTGCGACTATACTGCCACATTGGCGCGATGCTGTCTTGTCGAGCGAGCACCAAGGCCTGCAGCATGCGCTACCGTCACCCTGGGCTGCCAGGTTCCTTGTCGATTCACTCTGGCGGTTTGGCTAGAGTTCGCGGGTGGCGAGGAATTCGATCTCTGGCCAGCGTTCTTGGATGAGTTGGAGATTGACGCGAGTTGGAGCCAGGTAAACGAGTTGATCATCACCGTCCAGCGCCAGGTTATCGTAGGCTTTTTCCTCGAAACGAGCGAGGAGTTTGCCATCTTCGCAGCGCACCCAACGTGCGAGTGCGACGCTGACGGGCTCGACCACGGCCTCCACGCCATATTCATCGCGCAGGCGGTAGGCGGCGACGTCGAATTGCAGGATACCGACAGCGCCGAGAATCAGGTCGTTATTCTTGCGCGGGCGAAACACCTGGGTCGCGCCCTCCTCGCACAATTGAAGCACGCCTTTCTGCAGGGCTTTCATCTTCAGCGGGTCTTTCAGCACCACCCGGCGGAAGAGTTCAGGAGCAAAGTAGGGAATGCCTTCGTACTTAAGCTCTTCGCCCTCGGTGAAGGTGTCGCCAATCTGAATGGTGCCGTGGTTGTGCAGGCCGATGATGTCGCCCGGCCAGGCTTCATCGACATGACGTCGCTCATCGGCCTGGAAGGTAATGGCGTTGGCCACCTGAATTGCTTTGCCGATGCGCACATGGCGCATTTTCATGCCTTTTTTATAGCTACCTGAGCAGACGCGCAGAAAGGCCACGCGGTCGCGGTGGGCGGGGTCCATGTTGGCCTGGATTTTGAACACGAAGCCGCTGAAGGCTGACTCTTTTGGCTCCACCACGCGCGAGCGAGTCTGGCGCGGCTGGGGTGCCGGCGCGTAGTCAACGAAGGCGTCGAGCAACTCCTTGACGCCAAAATTATTGATTGCCGAGCCGAAAAACACCGGCGTTTGGATTCCGGCAAGGTAGTCGGCATGGCTGAATTCATGACTGGCGCCCTGCACCAGCTCGAGTTCATCGCGCAGTTCCACCGCTTGATCTCCAACCATCTCATCCAGGCGCGGATTGTCGAGCCCCTTGATCACCTCGCCTGCCTGAATGCGCCCGCCGTGGGTGGCGCTGAACAGGTGGGTGCGATCATGGCGCAGGTCATAGACGCCTTTGAAGCGCTTGCCCATGCCAATCGGCCAGGTGACAGGCGCGCATTGGATCTTTAGCACGGATTCGATTTCGTCGAGAATTTCGATGGCGTCGCGCCCTTCGCGGTCAAGCTTGTTAACGAAGGTGAGGATAGGTGTGCTGCGTAGCCGGCACACATCCATCAGCTTGATGGTGCGCTCCTCGACGCCCTTGGCGACATCAATCACCATCAGGGCCGCGTCCACGGCCGTCAGGGTGCGATAGGTGTCCTCGGAGAAGTCCTCATGGCCGGGGGTATCGAGCAGATTGACGATTGACTCGCCATAGGGAAACTGCATGACCGAGGAGGTCACAGAGATGCCGCGCTGCTTTTCCAGCTCCATCCAGTCAGAGGTGGCATGGCGCGCGGCCTTGCGTCCCTTGACGGTGCCGGCCATCTGGATGGCGCCGCCAAACAGCAGAAGTTTTTCAGTCAGAGTGGTCTTGCCGGCGTCCGGGTGGGAGATGATGGCAAAGGTGCGGCGCCTCTGGATCGATCGGGCGAGCGGCCCCCCTGGAACTGAATGAGCGGATGGCGAGAGCTGGGACATGACCTCGGTTCTCAAGTGCGGAAAAACCCGCCATGATACCGCTAGCCGACCTGGGTCGGCCAGTGTGACGCGAATGATAACAAAAACAGCCCCATAAAAACCCCAAAGGAGACGACTGAGATGACCACTCACGCAAGCACTGATTTGCCCCGCGGCCTGACGCCACAAGAGGCCATGGAGCTACTCACCGAGCACCCGGCAGCCATCCTGGTGGATATCCGCTCGACCATGGAATTTTTGTTTGTCGGCCATCCCAAGGGGGCCGTTCATGTGCCCTGGATCGACGAGCCGGACTGGACGGCGAATCCTCAGTTCGCCACCGAGATTCGCAAGCTGATGTTGGGCGGGGCGGTGTGCGAGGCCGGGCAGTCCTGCGCGCCCGTGGTGCTAATCTGCCGCAGCGGCAAGCGCTCGCTGGAGGCCGGCAAGGCGCTGATTCAGGACGGCCTCGACGCGGTTTATCATGTCGATGAGGGATTCGAGGGGGATCTCGATGAGCACCACCATCGCAGCAGTCTGGGTGGCTGGCGTTTTCGCGGACTTCCCTGGGAGCAGTGCTAAATTGAATGCTCTCGTTTCACCGTCTTAGCTGTCTAGTCCCGGGTGATTGGGGTTGTCATCAGAATCCCTCTCACCATTGGCCGTGGGCGGATTCTTGCCCTGCTGGGTGGCTCAAGGGCATCAGCAACACTCCTCCTCCAAAGCCTCAAGGAGTTCGTTCGCCTGCGCATTGTTATCTTGCGCGAACAGTTCACGCAATGCATTCACCTGGCTGCCAACAAAGAACAACTCATCCTGTCCACGCCGCTCGGTCTCGATCAGTTTTGTGACAAAATAACGAGACCATTGTGAGCCTTCCTCCAATTCGGCGATGCGCTGATGCACCATGGCGACAAGTTGCCGCGCACGCTGATCGCAGTCGATCCCTTCAAAACTAATGTAACGATCCAGTGTTTGGCTTGCCCCGATCATGGTCTGTGTGACTCCTGCTCTTTGCGTTTTTTGTTGACGAAGATTGCTCGGATGCTTAAGCAAAAAGTGGGCACGCTGCAAGAGCGAGGGAAAAACGCGTCACAGCGCCAGCACAGAACGCACCTGGCAGTGAGTGATCCAAGGGCCTAGAGCGGGGCCCCGCGATAGACCCAGCGGAGAATCTCGTGGTGGACGGCATGACCACGCCAGGCGCCCAAGGCTTGGCCGTCGCGACCGTTCACCAGCACCGCCACAATCCAGCGCCGGTCGTTTCGATCAAGCACGTAGCCCGCGATGCAACTGGCTTCGCGCACGGTGCCAGTTTTGAGATGCGCACGCCCAGCAATGGGCTCGCGTCGCAGGCGGCGCCGGGTGGTGCCATCGACGCCGGCGATTGACATGGATGCCAGCAGCTCCGGCATCCAGGGTTGACGGTAACTCCAGCTCAGCAGCTCACCCAGACTGGCGGCGCTGATGCGGGTTTCGCGCGATAAGCCAGAGCCATTGTCGGCCATGAGTTCCGGCATGGGCAGACCGCGCTGACCGAGCCAGGCACTGATGGTATCGCGGGATTTTTCAAGCGTGCCCGGCGCGCCTTGCTCCTTGGCGCCAAGGGTCAGAAAAAGCATGCGAGCCATCAGATTGTTGCTGTTTTTGTTGATGTCGCGAATGATGACACCCAAAGGTTGAGAGAGCGCGCGATGAAGGGAACGCGCGCCATTCGGCACCTTGCCGAGGCGAATCTTGCCACCAATGCTGCCGCCCAGATCGCGCCACAAGGCGTCGAAAGCAGCGGCCGCTTGTTGTTCGGGTGTGAGCAGCAGGCGCCCGACCTGTTCCTCGCCGCACGCATCGGCAAAGGTGCCAGAGACGCGCAGCTTGGGACCGGCGCTTTCAGTGGCAGGAAGAAAACCCGCAATTGGATTGTGATAACGCGGGGCGCAGGGTGCTTCAACCAAACGCGCCTCATTAAGGATCTCAACGCCAGTTAGCGGCGGCTCGGTGTAGACGCCGACGCTGTGATTGATCCAGTCATGGTAGATGTGAATATCCGTGACCTGGCGATTGACGCTCAAGGCCGCTGGTAGAGCGTTGTAGCTGCTCTGAGCAGCACCATCAAAGTCGCCGCGGTCCTGCTCCGGCGGCGCCAGAAAGCTGTTATCCAGCACCACATCGCCGCTGATCGCGATGAGCCCTTTGGTGCGCAGCGCGCGCAGCAGTCCAGCAAAGGCGTCGGTTGTCAGATAGGGATCGCCAAACCCCTGGATGTAGAGATTGCCCTGCAGTTGGCCGCCAACCACCTCACCATCCGCATACACATCCGTTGCCCAGTGGTAATTCGATCCCAGGATGTCGAGCCCGGCGATGCTGGTCAGGAGTTTGATGACGGATGCTGGCGATCGTGGTGTCTCTGCGTTGACAAGAAGTCGCGGCTCCTCGGCATCGACAGCGCGCAAATAGACGCTGACCTGGCTGATATCAAGCCCCCATTCGGGCAGTAGGGCATCGAGTTTACCCGGCAAGGCTGTGGCGGGATCGGCGTGCGCGCCCCTAGTCGTAGCCAGGGTGGCGGTTAGGAGCAGAAGCATGGCCAGCGCGAGCGGCACCATCCGCAAGAACGTGAGAGACGGATGGTGTAACAAGGCGGCGGGCAGCATGGTTCGGCGGGGTGTTCTTCCGCGCATAGCTGTGAAGCTAGTATCGATCAGAGCCGACACTCAGCTCGGACGCGGCGTCTCGGATTCCGTTGTTTGCGCAGATGCCGTCGGTACCGACTCGGATGATGACGCAGGCATGATCGGCTCGGCGATCACACTTTCCCCCGCGTCACTGGAGCTTGTAGCAGCGGCGCTCGGAGCCAGTAAGTTGGACTGATCCGATGCCTGCTCACTCTGTGACTGGTCTTGCGCCCTCGACTTTGCATGTTCAGACGCCGTCTCATTGGCCGGCAGAGTTTCATCAGGCTCCAGCACCATAATGACGCCCGCCAAAGGCGGCAAGGCAATGGGGATGGAGTTTTCCCGTCCCATCCAGCTCAGCGCCTCGGAATGCACGCCACCCTGATTGCCCACATTACTTCCGCCGTAAAATGCGCCATCGGAATTGATTGCCTCACGATAGAAACCGGCGCGTGGCACGCCGATGCGATAATTCTCGCGCGGCACCGGAGTGAAATTAAAGGCCGCGGCGACAATCTGCTTTTGATCCTTTGACTTACGCACAAAGCTCAGAACCGATTGAGAGCTATCGTGGCAATCAATCCACTCAAAACCACCGCTGTCAAAATCGACCTGATGCAAGGCGGGCAATTCCTGATACAGCCGATTCAGATCCGCGATAATCTGCTTGATACCCAAATGCGGCTCGCGTTCGAGCAGATACCAGTCAAGAGCCTCATCGAAGTTCCATTCCTGCCCCTGGGCGAATTCACACCCCTGGAATAGCAGCTTTTTGCCCGGGTAGGCATACATGAAAGTATACAGCAGCCTCAGCGAAGCGAACTTTTGCCAGGCATCTCCAGGCATTTTGTCGATCATCGAGCGCTTGCCATGCACCACTTCATCGTGCGAGAAAGGCAGCACGAAGTTCTCGGTAAAGGCATAAAGTAACCCGAAGGTCAGCAGGTCGTGATGGTAATGGCGGTAGATCGGATCCTTCTCCATATACGACAGGGTGTCATGCATCCAACCCATGTTCCATTTCATGCTGAAGCCGAGCCCGCCAAGATAGGTTGGGCGCGAGACCTGTGGCCAGGAGGTTGACTCCTCGGCAATCATCAGGGTGCCTGGATGCTGCTCGTGAGTGATCGTATTTAACTGCCGCAGGAATTCAATCGCATCGAGATTTTCATTGCCACCGTATTTATTGGGTATCCATTCGCCTTCCTTGCGCGAATAATCCAGATAGAGCATGGACGCCACGGCATCAACGCGCAAGCCGTCGATATGATATTCATCCAGCCAATACAGCGCGCTTGAGAGCAGGAAGTTCTTCACCTCATGGCGCCCGAAATTAAAGATGTAGGTTCCCCAGTCGCGGTGCTCACCTTGACGCGGATCGGCATGCTCGTACAGCGCCGTGCCGTCAAAGCGCCCGAGCGCGGTCGTATCCCGCGGAAAATGCGCCGGCACCCAATCAAGCAGTATGCCAATGCCACGCTCGTGCAGATGATCAACAAAAAAGCGGAAATCGTCCGGGGTGCCAAAACGGGCGGTAGGCGCGAAATAGCCGGTCGTTTGATAACCCCAGGAGGCGTCGAGCGGATGCTCGGTGATGGGCATGAGTTCAATATGGGTAAAGCCCATGGTCGCGCAGTAATCGCTCAAACGCTTGGCCAAATCGCGGTAATTCAAAAAGCTGCCATCTTCGCCACGTTGCCAGGAGCCCAGATGCACCTCATAGACGGACAAGGGCCGCTCCTGCCAGTTGCGCTTTGCGCGCTGTTCCAGCCATTGCGCATCGCGCCATTTGAACGAACTCGGCCCTTGCAAGATGGCTGCTGTCTCAGGGCGCTTCTGAAAAGCATTGCCATAGGGATCGATTTTTACCAGCGGCAGGCCTGCCTGATCGCGAATTTCAAACTTATACAACTGACCAGGCTCGAGCCCGGGAATGAATAATTCCCAAACGCCCGTGCCCGGTCGCACGCGCATCGGATGAACACGGCCATCCCAGTCATTAAACTCCCCGATCACACTAACGCGCGCAGCGCTGGGCGCCCAGACAGCGAAGGCGAAGCCCTCAATACCATCCCTGCCTCCCTCGCCAAGTCCTTCAAGGCGACGCTGATGCGCGCCGAGAAAGCGATAGGCATGCCAGTGTCGCCCCTCGCCAAACAGGTGAAGATCAAAGTCGCCTAACTGGGGGCCGAAGAGGTAAGGATCATGCTGGGTATGCACTTGCCCCTGTTTGTCGTACCAGTCGATCAGATAATGGCCGGCAACCAGTTTCGCATCGCCCTCCCAGACGAAAAAATCGGTACCGGGTACGCGTTCCAGCTCAAGCTGGCCGCCATTCAAACGCACTCGCTCGGCTCGCGGCAAAAACACCCGCACCACGGCTCGCCCGTCCTCGAGCTCGTGGCGGCCAAGGACTTCAAAAGGGTCATGATGACGCGCTTCGATGATCAAGCGCAGCGGTTCCGGCAAATTGCTGGGCGTCTGCTCGACTGTAGCCATGGTATTAAGAAATCCTGCGGTCAGTGGTCTGATTAAAGGCGGCGCACGCTAGGATCTGTAGTGCGCTGGGTATCATCGGGCTGGGCATGCTTTCGGGTCAGAATCCTGGGGGGCCTAGAACATGGAAATAAAAAACATGGAAATTAAGAACATGGCAAAAAAGAGTTTGGCGGAAAAATCCCGTTCTTTGCTTGCGATGCCCGGCGCCCATGGAAGGCATAATGTTAACATAGGACAGATAGATTCCTGGCGCTCCCCGTGCCTTACCTACGGCTGATCTTGCCATTGACGCATCACATTAAGCTAAACCTGAACCTCGCATGACATCCCCTGCCCCAACATCCGCCGCCACGCTGCATCAGCGACGCGCCGGTCTACTACTGCACATCACCTCCCTGCCCGGCCCTGGTTCCTGCGGCGATCTTGGCTGGGAGGCATTCAATTTTGTCAACTTCCTGGCCGACAGCGGCCTCAGCGTATGGCAAATGCTGCCAGTGGGACCGCCGCAAGGCGATTTTTCACCCTACCAGACCAGTTCGGCCCATGCCGGTGATCCGCGCCTCATCGGCTTGGACGCTTTGCTCAAATCGGGCTGGCTGGATCAGCTTCCCGACAATCTGGATGACCCGCGCGCCAAACCCGCTGCACTGAGGCTGGCCTACCATGGCTTTCGCCAGGTGGCGGGCGATGGGGACAGAGCCGCACTGGCCCGCTTTAGCGACCAGCACGCTTATTGGCTTGATGACTATGCGCTTTTTCGCGCCATCAGCGAGGATCGCGCCGCACCCTGGTGGCAGTGGCCCAAAGGGCTGCGCACACGCGAAAGCCGGGCGCTGAAACAGGCAAGAAGCAAATTGGCAGCTCGGATTGACTACATCCGCTGGGAGCAGTTCGTGTTTTTCAGCCAATGGGCCGCGCTGCGCGAGCATGCCAACAGCCGGGGCGTGCGCTTATTTGGTGACATGCCGATTTTCGTGGCCCACGACAGCGCCGAGGTGTGGGCACGGCCAGATGACTTCGATCTCAATCCCGAAGGCAGCACTCGCGTGGTGGCGGGTGTACCGCCGGATTATTTTTCCGAGACCGGCCAACGATGGGGCAATCCGCTATACCGTTGGGATCGACTCCAGGCGAACGGATTCGGATTCTGGATCGACCGCATTCGCACCCAGCTCAGCTTGTTCGACATCATTCGCATCGATCACTTTCGCGGCTTTGAAGCCTACTGGGAAATCCCCGCCAGCGAGCCAGTCGCCATCAAAGGAAACTGGGTACAAGCCCCAGGCGATGCACTGTTCGAGCGACTGGCGGACGAGTTCGGCGCCCTCCCCTTGGTGGCCGAGGATCTCGGCGTCATCACCGATGAGGTCACGGCGCTACGTAAAAAAC includes:
- the malQ gene encoding 4-alpha-glucanotransferase; the encoded protein is MTSPAPTSAATLHQRRAGLLLHITSLPGPGSCGDLGWEAFNFVNFLADSGLSVWQMLPVGPPQGDFSPYQTSSAHAGDPRLIGLDALLKSGWLDQLPDNLDDPRAKPAALRLAYHGFRQVAGDGDRAALARFSDQHAYWLDDYALFRAISEDRAAPWWQWPKGLRTRESRALKQARSKLAARIDYIRWEQFVFFSQWAALREHANSRGVRLFGDMPIFVAHDSAEVWARPDDFDLNPEGSTRVVAGVPPDYFSETGQRWGNPLYRWDRLQANGFGFWIDRIRTQLSLFDIIRIDHFRGFEAYWEIPASEPVAIKGNWVQAPGDALFERLADEFGALPLVAEDLGVITDEVTALRKKHCMPGMKILQFAFDGGADNPYLPFRHETDSVVYTGTHDNDTTLGWFRSLEDADRWHLADYLGYPATPPTGDPIGEPMPWPLIRAALASVANLAIIPMQDVLELDGFSRMNRPGTTEGNWTWRFDWSAVDPGLAERLRHLVDLYGRQPDAG
- the glgB gene encoding 1,4-alpha-glucan branching protein GlgB produces the protein MATVEQTPSNLPEPLRLIIEARHHDPFEVLGRHELEDGRAVVRVFLPRAERVRLNGGQLELERVPGTDFFVWEGDAKLVAGHYLIDWYDKQGQVHTQHDPYLFGPQLGDFDLHLFGEGRHWHAYRFLGAHQRRLEGLGEGGRDGIEGFAFAVWAPSAARVSVIGEFNDWDGRVHPMRVRPGTGVWELFIPGLEPGQLYKFEIRDQAGLPLVKIDPYGNAFQKRPETAAILQGPSSFKWRDAQWLEQRAKRNWQERPLSVYEVHLGSWQRGEDGSFLNYRDLAKRLSDYCATMGFTHIELMPITEHPLDASWGYQTTGYFAPTARFGTPDDFRFFVDHLHERGIGILLDWVPAHFPRDTTALGRFDGTALYEHADPRQGEHRDWGTYIFNFGRHEVKNFLLSSALYWLDEYHIDGLRVDAVASMLYLDYSRKEGEWIPNKYGGNENLDAIEFLRQLNTITHEQHPGTLMIAEESTSWPQVSRPTYLGGLGFSMKWNMGWMHDTLSYMEKDPIYRHYHHDLLTFGLLYAFTENFVLPFSHDEVVHGKRSMIDKMPGDAWQKFASLRLLYTFMYAYPGKKLLFQGCEFAQGQEWNFDEALDWYLLEREPHLGIKQIIADLNRLYQELPALHQVDFDSGGFEWIDCHDSSQSVLSFVRKSKDQKQIVAAAFNFTPVPRENYRIGVPRAGFYREAINSDGAFYGGSNVGNQGGVHSEALSWMGRENSIPIALPPLAGVIMVLEPDETLPANETASEHAKSRAQDQSQSEQASDQSNLLAPSAAATSSSDAGESVIAEPIMPASSSESVPTASAQTTESETPRPS